One Solanum lycopersicum chromosome 2, SLM_r2.1 genomic region harbors:
- the LOC101254969 gene encoding bZIP transcription factor 27-like, with translation MWSSSSEEHHQNHQNLATNSSSSSSSCSYNHPINPILSITSKTMEEVWKDINLSCSRDAQNTSGMVLQDLLARPFANDPSTAAVTRAYGSPVPPPPVTMLTLNSVPEFHFFSNLNPIRQNQQKHISNDALASPAPGRKRHSESDNNNNNSSELKNKRMIKNRESAARSRARKQAYTNELEMEIANLMEENARLKRQQQQLCLASSAGAQLPKKKSLNRTSTAPF, from the exons ATGTGGTCATCAAGTAGTGAAGAACATCACCAGAACCACCAAAACCTTGCAACTaactcttcatcatcatcatcatcttgtAGTTATAATCATCCAATAAATCCTATACTGAGTATAACTAGTAAAACCATGGAAGAAGTATGGAAAGACATTAATCTTTCATGTTCTAGAGATGCACAAAATACAAGTGGTATggttttgcaagatttattGGCAAGACCCTTTGCGAATGACCCTTCCACAGCAGCAGTAACAAGAGCTTATGGTTCCCCTGTTCCTCCTCCCCCTGTTACCATGTTGACATTGAACTCTGTCCCTGAATTTCATTTCTTTAGCAACTTAAACCCAATTagacaaaatcaacaaaaacatattTCTAATGACGCATTGGCTTCACCAGCTCCAGGAAGAAAGAGACATTCTGAAtcagataataataataataattctagtGAACTGAAAAACAAGAGGATGATCAAGAACCGTGAGTCTGCTGCTCGATCCCGCGCTCGAAA GCAGGCTTACACGAATGAATTAGAGATGGAAATAGCTAATTTGATGGAAGAAAATGCCAGGCTCAAGAGGCAGCAGCAACAG TTATGCTTAGCTTCTTCAGCTGGTGCTCAACTTCCAAAAAAGAAGTCACTCAATAGAACATCAACAGCCCCATTTTGA